The DNA region TGTGGTGTGTGGTTATCAATTGTAATTGTTGTTGTTTGTTGGATGGACACAGATATCACAGACTTGTAAGCCTGTGGTGAAAGGATTAAAAATGTGGGCTTCAGTTAAGGCTCTAGCAAGAGGGTTCGAATACGTGATGGGGGTTCTGATATTTGTGCCAGTGGCTGTACTGGCTTGGTTCCCCTTTGTCTCGGAATTCCAGACACGTCTGCTCTTCAACCAGGCTTTCAGCCGTGGGCTCCAGATTCAGCGTATTCTCTCCGGtagcaaaaagaaaaagaacGATTAGTAACGTAGAGTTGTTGTTGTTTGGATGGATCATGGATGGATGGAGTACTGATTTTGAAATAACACACACCACCAGACATACATACAGAGTTGTTGGAATTGAGAGAAAAGAACCAAGAAAATATACTACAACAATAGACAGAAGAGGGAGGGGAGAATGGAGATAGCATTTTATATGACCGGTGGAAAAAAAGAGAGTCAGTCTCAAAAGCAGCAAGCAGGCAAGCAAGCTTAGCTAGTCTCTTGAGTTGCATAAATAGTTTCACTCTACCAAGTAACATGTATTTGTCGTGTGATCTTTTCGCCCATTAAAGATCATGCAAATAAATGTTCTTGCATTTcatatttctttcttcttttttgacTACTTCCACTGTTGTAATTCATTTGGGTATCATCAATATAGCAACAGCAGCAGCAGAAggcaaaaaaaacaaaaaacaaaacaattacatGCCGATGATGCTTTATTTCTATGTTATTGTTTAagcaaaaaaaatcatttcaatgtGTTTGTTTGCTCTGCTCTGCTTTGCCTTGCCCACCCAAATGAATTAACATAAACAAGTGGTGGAATTAAGCAAGAAATCCTGTGACTTTTTCTCATAGTAATAACCATTAGAAGCAGAAGCATCAGCCGAGAAAATCATGATCCCGCTAACATTATATCCATTTCTCTCTAGCAACTTCAACGCATCAAAAAAAGCATCTCCTTGAATCCCTCTTCCTCTAACTTCATAACTCGCCAAAACCTTATCCAAACTGAACTCTCCCGTCCTTCTCTTAAACGCCTGCAAATACCCTACCGCAGTCTTCACATTATCCGTATAGAATTGATAATTCACATAATCAATAACCTCCTTATACTCTCTGAAAAGCTCTATATACGGTATTACTGTACTATAGAACGGAGAAATCGTGGCTACCGATATCACGCTCTGGTTCTTAAGTAAACTAATCAGTTCCCCGATGCAATAAGCAAAGCTATTGTCGCGTTTGCTGAATGTTTCATAATCCACGTCGATGCCGTCTAGGTGGTATGTCTCTGTTAGGTTTTTTAATGAGGTGAAAGCATTCTTTATCCATATTTGGGGATTGATGGGCTTGTACCAACGTAGGGTTTTATTGTTGATACTCCAACCTGAAAGGCTTGCTAGAGCTTTTACGTTTGGGTGACGAGATTTGATTTCCATGACGGAGAGTGGAGTTAGGGTTGATGACCAGTAAGGTGAGTAAGTTCCGTTTTGGGGATTTCCTAATTGGTCTGCATCAATGGCGAAACTGAGGATGAAATGAAAGTCGATGTTGTCGTTGATTGGGACGGCGTCGAATGTTACTGGCTTGCCGGTTGCTCCTATGTATTCCATCATCACCTTCCCATCTGAGAGGTAAGTAATTCAACAGCAGGCATTGAAAATGTATACTAGTGATTAATTAAGAATCAGAAAAACAGAAAACTTACTGGTGAAAGGAAATGGAAAAACAAGAAGAGTAGTGGCTATATGAAGAAGAATGAAGATAGATT from Impatiens glandulifera chromosome 5, dImpGla2.1, whole genome shotgun sequence includes:
- the LOC124938417 gene encoding chitinase 2-like, whose translation is MIKNILMDKSIFILLHIATTLLVFPFPFTNGKVMMEYIGATGKPVTFDAVPINDNIDFHFILSFAIDADQLGNPQNGTYSPYWSSTLTPLSVMEIKSRHPNVKALASLSGWSINNKTLRWYKPINPQIWIKNAFTSLKNLTETYHLDGIDVDYETFSKRDNSFAYCIGELISLLKNQSVISVATISPFYSTVIPYIELFREYKEVIDYVNYQFYTDNVKTAVGYLQAFKRRTGEFSLDKVLASYEVRGRGIQGDAFFDALKLLERNGYNVSGIMIFSADASASNGYYYEKKSQDFLLNSTTCLC